Proteins co-encoded in one Phorcysia thermohydrogeniphila genomic window:
- a CDS encoding dihydroorotate dehydrogenase electron transfer subunit — protein sequence MEFRVVENRHVTGRDYLLTVEVDEKTLSKIKPGQFGMVQVRSSLQLDPLLRRPLGIFDVRGNNVSFLYRVYGRGTSLLTEVKDRVSILMPLGNFIEDDASNYLFIAGGIGIGGVFLAAKLFKQKGKRVKLLYGERTKETLSALPFIEDAGIDCTVYTEDGSYGKTGFVTAELEEYTDYRWVACGPTPMLKKVKEIAERIGVECYLSMDRRMACGVGACLGCTVKTTKGYKRCCVEGPIFNAQEVVFD from the coding sequence ATGGAGTTTAGAGTAGTTGAGAACAGACACGTAACCGGAAGGGACTACCTGTTAACCGTTGAAGTTGACGAGAAGACACTCTCTAAGATAAAGCCCGGTCAGTTTGGAATGGTTCAGGTAAGGAGCTCTTTACAGCTTGACCCTCTCCTTCGCCGTCCCTTGGGCATTTTTGACGTTCGGGGTAACAACGTTTCATTTCTCTACAGGGTTTACGGTAGAGGAACTTCTCTCTTAACAGAGGTTAAAGATAGAGTCTCCATTCTGATGCCCTTGGGTAACTTCATTGAGGATGACGCAAGTAACTACCTATTTATCGCCGGCGGTATCGGTATAGGAGGAGTCTTCTTAGCTGCGAAACTCTTTAAACAGAAGGGAAAGAGGGTTAAGCTCCTCTACGGAGAGAGGACAAAGGAGACCCTTTCTGCCCTTCCCTTTATTGAGGATGCAGGAATTGACTGCACGGTTTACACAGAGGACGGAAGCTACGGTAAGACCGGATTTGTTACGGCAGAGCTTGAAGAGTATACCGACTACAGGTGGGTAGCCTGCGGCCCTACCCCGATGCTGAAAAAGGTTAAGGAAATAGCAGAAAGAATAGGAGTTGAGTGTTACCTATCTATGGACAGGAGAATGGCCTGTGGTGTTGGCGCCTGTCTTGGGTGCACCGTAAAAACCACAAAGGGCTATAAAAGGTGCTGTGTTGAAGGTCCCATTTTTAACGCTCAAGAGGTAGTTTTTGACTAA
- the rpoZ gene encoding DNA-directed RNA polymerase subunit omega yields the protein MSKRIPLEPVVEKIGNYYETVHVAAKRARHLYTIDSYTFGKDEKGEEHKKTVIALMEIAEGKICSKRE from the coding sequence ATGTCTAAGAGGATACCATTAGAGCCGGTAGTTGAGAAAATCGGGAACTACTACGAAACCGTCCACGTAGCAGCCAAGAGAGCAAGACACCTTTACACTATTGACTCTTACACTTTCGGCAAGGACGAAAAGGGTGAAGAGCACAAAAAGACAGTAATCGCCCTCATGGAGATTGCCGAAGGAAAAATCTGCTCAAAGAGAGAATAG
- a CDS encoding 4Fe-4S binding protein, protein MAAKGVVVVKEEWCKGCNICAAVCPTKVLELDKVKAVMKVVAPEKCIGCKQCEMICPDFCIYVFTPEEYEEIASA, encoded by the coding sequence ATGGCGGCAAAAGGAGTTGTTGTTGTAAAAGAGGAGTGGTGCAAGGGCTGCAACATCTGTGCAGCCGTATGTCCTACAAAAGTTCTTGAGCTTGACAAGGTTAAGGCCGTAATGAAGGTCGTAGCGCCCGAAAAGTGTATCGGGTGTAAACAGTGTGAAATGATATGTCCAGACTTCTGCATCTACGTTTTCACTCCAGAAGAGTATGAAGAAATAGCAAGCGCTTAA
- the gmk gene encoding guanylate kinase, with protein MGKQKGLLIVISAPSGTGKTTLCHMLLEEFPNMEFSISYTTRKPRPGELNGRDYFFVDRETFERMIEEGDFLEWAEVYGNLYGTSKSQVLKALEEGKDILLDIDTQGALQVKKNFPEAVLIFILPPSLKELERRLRKRGTDDEETIKKRLRIAREEIGKALEYDYIVVNDILEVAFERLRSIITAEKCRTDRLSGEIEKLVEDREIVELIRKA; from the coding sequence ATGGGAAAGCAGAAAGGACTCCTCATAGTTATCTCAGCCCCTTCAGGAACGGGTAAAACTACCCTCTGCCATATGCTCCTTGAAGAGTTTCCAAACATGGAGTTCTCAATCTCATACACGACGAGGAAGCCAAGGCCGGGAGAGCTAAACGGCAGGGACTACTTCTTCGTTGACAGGGAAACCTTTGAGAGGATGATAGAGGAAGGGGACTTTTTGGAGTGGGCAGAGGTTTACGGGAACCTCTACGGAACATCAAAGAGCCAAGTTTTAAAAGCCTTAGAGGAAGGGAAGGACATTCTGCTTGACATAGACACTCAGGGAGCTCTCCAAGTTAAAAAGAACTTCCCAGAAGCCGTTCTCATCTTTATCCTTCCTCCTTCCCTTAAAGAGCTTGAGAGACGCCTCAGGAAGAGAGGAACTGACGACGAAGAGACTATAAAGAAAAGGTTACGGATAGCCCGTGAGGAGATAGGGAAAGCCCTTGAGTACGACTACATAGTCGTAAACGACATCTTAGAAGTTGCCTTTGAGAGGTTAAGGTCTATCATTACAGCCGAAAAGTGCAGGACCGATAGGCTATCGGGAGAAATTGAGAAGTTGGTGGAAGATAGGGAAATAGTAGAACTCATCCGTAAAGCTTAA
- a CDS encoding peptidylprolyl isomerase gives MLSKIRKNMRAFSIPLWIVAASFVGTIFLVWGRGSISGPSGNEVATVNGKGIDFVEFNREYSSLVRELEQQFGENFRKLFPEKEIKLTALQRLITRELLLQAAKEEGIKVSDWAVAKEIMESPLFKKDGKFSKELYEEFLKANRLTKHTFEEMVREDLTIQKLLEVINRSPSVTEYEVKELYKETFGKRDFSFKLFPVDSFKPEVTEKEIEDYYKAHKGEFTEKTGEQYFLIKIPKGEEGASDRAKEAFRLAKGGKKEELQKFSPEPVTDKELIEKKFKNKPFGFYSDRDNFYVFFKQEGEKVKPLESVKEEIAKKLKTQKALKLAKEAATAFLKENRSLTEKVEGLDKASFFEKFKPLSPDDVDKLFALHSGVKMVIVLSDGYGVFEPTSEIRVDGYDKEKMEQIKEFILNVKRQSNYANFVNLLRERATIKINQALFK, from the coding sequence ATGCTTTCAAAGATAAGGAAAAATATGAGGGCCTTTAGCATTCCCCTCTGGATTGTGGCCGCCTCCTTCGTGGGGACGATTTTTTTAGTCTGGGGGAGAGGGTCAATCTCTGGACCTTCTGGGAACGAGGTTGCAACAGTCAACGGTAAAGGAATAGACTTTGTTGAGTTTAACAGAGAGTACAGCAGTCTCGTCAGGGAGCTTGAACAGCAGTTCGGTGAAAACTTCAGGAAGCTCTTTCCGGAAAAGGAGATAAAGCTTACGGCACTTCAGAGGTTAATAACAAGGGAGCTCCTTCTGCAGGCAGCAAAGGAGGAGGGAATAAAGGTAAGCGACTGGGCGGTTGCAAAGGAGATTATGGAATCTCCCCTCTTTAAAAAGGACGGAAAGTTCTCTAAGGAGCTCTACGAGGAGTTCCTCAAGGCCAACAGGCTCACAAAACACACCTTTGAGGAGATGGTAAGGGAAGACTTAACGATTCAAAAGCTCTTAGAAGTCATCAACCGTTCCCCTTCCGTTACGGAGTATGAGGTAAAGGAGCTCTACAAGGAGACCTTCGGGAAGAGGGACTTTTCCTTTAAGCTCTTCCCTGTAGACAGTTTTAAACCGGAAGTAACAGAAAAAGAGATAGAGGACTACTACAAGGCCCATAAGGGAGAATTCACAGAGAAGACCGGAGAGCAGTACTTTCTGATAAAAATTCCCAAGGGAGAAGAGGGAGCAAGCGATAGAGCAAAGGAGGCCTTTAGGTTAGCAAAGGGAGGAAAAAAAGAAGAGCTCCAAAAGTTTTCTCCAGAACCCGTTACAGACAAAGAGCTGATAGAGAAAAAGTTTAAAAACAAGCCCTTCGGATTTTACAGCGATAGGGACAATTTCTACGTTTTCTTTAAGCAGGAAGGAGAAAAGGTTAAACCCTTAGAGTCAGTAAAAGAAGAAATAGCCAAAAAGTTAAAGACACAAAAAGCCCTAAAGCTTGCCAAGGAAGCTGCAACAGCTTTCCTCAAGGAGAACAGAAGCTTAACAGAAAAGGTAGAGGGGTTAGACAAAGCTTCATTCTTTGAGAAGTTTAAACCTCTAAGTCCCGATGATGTTGATAAGCTCTTTGCCCTCCACAGTGGAGTGAAAATGGTTATTGTCCTTTCAGATGGTTACGGGGTCTTTGAACCTACTTCAGAGATAAGAGTTGACGGTTACGATAAGGAAAAGATGGAGCAGATTAAGGAGTTTATCCTTAACGTAAAACGTCAGAGCAACTACGCCAACTTTGTAAACCTTTTAAGGGAAAGAGCAACGATAAAGATTAATCAGGCACTATTTAAGTAG
- the sucD gene encoding succinate--CoA ligase subunit alpha translates to MSVLINKDTKVVVQGLTGKEGSFHAKQCLDYGTKIVAGVTPGKGGMTWTDDEGKYQVPVFNTVEEAVKETGANASLIFVPPAFAADAIMEAADAGIKLIVCITEGIPVNDMVKVKRALQGTGVRYVGPNCPGVITPEECKMGIMPGHIFKKGRVGIVSRSGTLTYEAAYQLTTRGIGQSTVIGIGGDPVPGTTHREAIEMFNNDPETDAIVLIGEIGGTMEEEAAEYIKECVDKPVIAYIAGVTAPPGRRMGHAGAIISGGKGDAKSKMEALKAAGAYVCNTPAEIGEMVERALKERGLL, encoded by the coding sequence ATGAGCGTTCTCATAAATAAGGACACAAAAGTAGTCGTTCAGGGGCTTACAGGAAAGGAAGGTTCTTTCCACGCAAAGCAGTGTCTTGACTACGGGACAAAGATAGTTGCAGGCGTAACACCCGGTAAGGGTGGAATGACTTGGACAGATGACGAAGGTAAGTATCAAGTGCCCGTCTTTAACACAGTTGAGGAAGCCGTTAAGGAAACTGGAGCTAACGCCTCCCTTATCTTCGTTCCTCCTGCCTTTGCGGCAGACGCAATTATGGAAGCTGCAGACGCAGGAATAAAGCTGATTGTCTGTATCACTGAGGGAATTCCAGTTAACGACATGGTAAAGGTAAAGAGGGCACTCCAAGGAACTGGCGTTCGCTACGTTGGTCCAAACTGTCCCGGCGTTATCACACCTGAAGAGTGCAAGATGGGAATTATGCCCGGACATATCTTTAAGAAGGGAAGGGTCGGAATCGTTTCCCGTTCTGGAACTCTAACCTACGAGGCTGCCTACCAGCTAACAACAAGGGGAATTGGACAGTCAACAGTTATCGGAATCGGTGGAGACCCAGTTCCCGGAACAACCCACAGGGAAGCTATTGAGATGTTCAACAACGACCCAGAAACCGACGCAATAGTTCTCATCGGTGAAATCGGTGGAACTATGGAAGAGGAAGCTGCCGAGTACATCAAGGAGTGCGTTGACAAGCCGGTAATTGCCTACATCGCCGGTGTTACAGCTCCTCCGGGAAGGAGGATGGGACACGCTGGAGCTATCATCTCCGGCGGTAAGGGAGACGCCAAGAGCAAGATGGAAGCTCTAAAGGCAGCAGGAGCTTACGTCTGCAACACTCCTGCAGAGATTGGCGAAATGGTTGAGAGAGCTCTTAAAGAAAGGGGACTTCTCTAA
- the sucC gene encoding ADP-forming succinate--CoA ligase subunit beta yields the protein MKIHEYQAKEIFKKYGLPVPKGIVAHNAQEAEQAAKELGTPVVVVKAQVHAGGRGKAGGVKLAKSPEEAGQIAAQMIGSRLKTYQNPEGLPINCVLVEAGVNIDKEFYVGLTLDREVSRPVLMVSAAGGMEIEEIAKTNPELIIKEHVDPAIGLLPYQARKIAYKVGITDKKLLSQFVKIAMTLSKMYFELDASLIEINPLVQTKEGEFICLDAKIDFDDNALFRHPDIQELEDTTQIDPLELEAQKWNLNYVKLNGNIGCMVNGAGLAMATMDTIKYYGGEPANFLDVGGTATVERVAAAFKLLLSDPNVKAIFVNIFGGIVRCDRIAGGIIEAAKQVELDRPLIVRLEGTNVELGRKMLEESGLNIIPAKDMADGAQKAVKAAKGEL from the coding sequence ATGAAGATACACGAGTACCAAGCAAAAGAAATCTTTAAGAAGTACGGACTCCCGGTTCCTAAGGGTATCGTAGCCCACAACGCTCAGGAAGCTGAGCAGGCTGCAAAGGAACTCGGTACACCGGTAGTCGTTGTAAAGGCTCAGGTTCACGCAGGTGGTAGGGGCAAAGCTGGTGGCGTTAAACTTGCAAAGTCCCCAGAGGAAGCCGGACAGATAGCAGCTCAAATGATAGGAAGCCGCCTTAAAACCTATCAGAACCCAGAGGGCCTTCCTATAAACTGTGTCCTTGTTGAGGCCGGCGTAAACATAGACAAGGAGTTCTACGTTGGTCTAACCCTTGACAGGGAAGTTTCAAGGCCAGTCCTTATGGTATCAGCGGCTGGTGGAATGGAAATAGAGGAAATAGCGAAAACAAACCCCGAACTCATCATCAAGGAACACGTAGACCCTGCCATAGGACTCCTTCCTTACCAAGCAAGGAAAATCGCTTACAAGGTCGGAATAACGGATAAAAAGCTTCTCTCCCAGTTCGTTAAAATCGCAATGACCCTCTCAAAGATGTACTTTGAACTTGACGCTTCCCTCATTGAAATAAACCCACTCGTTCAGACAAAGGAAGGAGAGTTTATCTGTCTTGACGCAAAGATAGACTTTGACGACAACGCTCTCTTTAGACATCCCGACATTCAGGAGCTTGAAGATACAACCCAGATTGACCCACTTGAGCTTGAAGCTCAGAAGTGGAACCTCAACTACGTTAAGCTCAACGGAAATATCGGATGTATGGTTAATGGTGCAGGCCTTGCAATGGCCACAATGGACACAATTAAGTACTACGGTGGAGAGCCTGCCAACTTCTTAGATGTTGGTGGAACCGCAACTGTAGAGAGGGTTGCAGCTGCATTTAAGCTACTCCTTTCCGATCCCAACGTTAAAGCAATATTCGTCAACATCTTCGGTGGAATCGTTAGGTGCGATAGGATTGCCGGAGGAATTATTGAAGCTGCAAAGCAGGTTGAGCTTGACAGGCCTTTAATCGTAAGGCTTGAAGGAACAAACGTTGAGCTCGGTAGGAAGATGCTTGAGGAGAGTGGTCTCAACATAATTCCAGCTAAGGATATGGCAGACGGAGCTCAGAAGGCCGTAAAAGCTGCAAAAGGTGAACTTTAA
- a CDS encoding (Fe-S)-binding protein gives MAKEKIPGVSRELLEKCVRCGSCRTVCPVFNVTREEPSVARGKIFLANMINQGVVELDREAAHFFNLCTTCLRCAEICPVMVDYEKIIIPARSLAVEKFGLSPEKKAAVKLFSHRKLLETATKLSAPFTKLLPKSSQSSQNRLLPFKIPKLGKVLIPEPKAKPFNDRDKWFKADKEKGKVVFFTGCMFNNFYTQTAENVVKVLNALGYSVFVPKEQGCCGAPALFSGDLKTFERLKEENFKVFKELKEDFDFAVTACATCGHVLKSFYKSFPYSVKELIEVLFENIDKIKGWKYPQPIKVTWHHPCHIVRGQKIPRNYPIDVLKALQNVKFISMEEADNCCGMGGSFKLSYPEISRKIQLKKAKNIEATAADAVSTECPGCVMNIAEGLERVSSKVKALHIADLLVECEK, from the coding sequence ATGGCCAAAGAGAAAATCCCCGGCGTAAGCAGAGAGCTCTTAGAAAAGTGCGTAAGGTGTGGTTCCTGTAGAACCGTCTGCCCCGTCTTTAACGTTACGAGGGAAGAGCCTTCTGTTGCAAGGGGAAAAATCTTCTTGGCCAACATGATAAACCAAGGGGTAGTGGAACTTGACAGGGAGGCTGCCCACTTTTTTAACCTGTGTACAACCTGTTTAAGGTGCGCAGAAATTTGTCCCGTTATGGTTGACTATGAGAAGATAATAATCCCTGCCAGAAGCTTAGCCGTAGAGAAGTTCGGTCTATCCCCAGAGAAAAAGGCTGCAGTTAAGTTGTTTAGCCACAGGAAACTCCTTGAAACTGCCACTAAGCTCTCTGCTCCCTTTACCAAGTTACTCCCAAAGAGCTCCCAGAGCTCCCAGAACAGGCTACTCCCCTTTAAGATTCCAAAACTCGGCAAAGTTCTAATACCAGAGCCCAAAGCAAAACCTTTTAACGACAGAGATAAGTGGTTTAAGGCTGACAAAGAAAAAGGAAAAGTTGTTTTCTTTACAGGATGTATGTTTAACAACTTCTACACCCAGACGGCAGAGAACGTAGTGAAAGTATTAAACGCCCTTGGATACTCCGTTTTTGTTCCAAAAGAACAAGGGTGCTGTGGAGCTCCAGCCCTCTTTTCTGGAGACCTAAAAACTTTTGAAAGGCTAAAAGAGGAAAACTTTAAAGTTTTTAAAGAACTAAAGGAAGATTTTGACTTTGCAGTAACGGCATGTGCAACCTGTGGACACGTTCTAAAGTCCTTCTACAAGAGCTTCCCGTACTCAGTTAAGGAGCTAATAGAGGTCCTATTTGAAAACATAGACAAAATTAAAGGATGGAAGTATCCACAACCCATAAAAGTAACTTGGCATCACCCCTGCCACATCGTAAGGGGACAGAAGATACCGAGGAACTACCCGATTGACGTGCTTAAGGCCCTCCAAAACGTTAAGTTCATCAGCATGGAGGAAGCTGACAACTGCTGCGGTATGGGTGGTTCATTCAAACTCTCGTATCCAGAAATATCAAGAAAAATACAGCTCAAGAAAGCTAAGAACATAGAGGCCACAGCTGCCGACGCCGTCTCGACGGAGTGTCCCGGCTGCGTTATGAACATAGCAGAAGGTTTAGAAAGGGTGAGCTCCAAGGTAAAAGCTCTTCACATCGCGGACCTCTTAGTAGAGTGTGAAAAGTAA
- a CDS encoding YicC/YloC family endoribonuclease — MTGYGKCVKRNELIEISVEIKTLNGKALRTRFSIPRIFNPFLNEINALVSKYIKRGDVDLYLYYRLSPDVTVPISVNYAEAVKYVKAAERIGAISGREIQVSLKDLLSIPEIFVKEELEVEPFKEILLGTIECALKELDSARKAEGEKLKNYFLERLERIESTLLDLEKQVEEIEEKLFQKLKEKVQKLLKGDEFPEDFTKRLELEVAFLAEKQDVSEEISRLKAHISRFRELLKSEEPVGKTLDFLCQEMHREINTLGNKIKEIDVTDPVIAIKTEIARIKEQVQNVE, encoded by the coding sequence ATGACCGGATACGGAAAGTGCGTTAAACGTAACGAGCTTATAGAGATATCCGTTGAAATTAAAACCCTCAACGGAAAAGCCCTAAGAACACGTTTTTCCATACCGAGGATTTTTAATCCCTTTTTAAACGAGATAAACGCCCTTGTGTCAAAGTACATAAAGAGAGGAGACGTTGACCTCTACCTCTACTACAGGCTCTCACCGGACGTTACCGTTCCCATCTCCGTTAACTACGCTGAAGCCGTTAAGTACGTAAAGGCTGCCGAAAGGATTGGGGCTATTTCCGGGAGGGAAATTCAGGTTTCCCTTAAAGACCTCCTCTCAATTCCTGAGATTTTCGTTAAAGAGGAGCTTGAAGTAGAGCCATTTAAAGAAATTCTCTTAGGAACTATTGAGTGCGCACTAAAAGAGCTTGATAGTGCAAGAAAAGCAGAGGGAGAAAAGCTTAAAAACTACTTCTTAGAAAGACTTGAGAGAATAGAGTCTACCCTTTTAGACCTTGAAAAGCAGGTTGAAGAGATAGAGGAGAAGCTCTTTCAAAAGTTAAAGGAAAAGGTTCAGAAACTACTAAAGGGGGATGAGTTCCCCGAGGACTTCACAAAACGCCTTGAGCTTGAAGTTGCCTTTTTAGCCGAAAAGCAGGATGTTTCTGAGGAGATATCAAGGTTAAAGGCTCACATTTCCCGTTTTAGAGAACTTCTGAAATCAGAAGAACCGGTAGGTAAGACTCTTGACTTCTTGTGTCAAGAGATGCACAGGGAGATAAACACCCTCGGCAACAAGATAAAGGAGATTGACGTAACAGACCCAGTTATTGCCATAAAGACAGAGATAGCAAGGATAAAAGAGCAAGTTCAGAACGTTGAGTGA
- a CDS encoding 2-oxoacid:acceptor oxidoreductase subunit alpha codes for MAKLELKYGNHACAEAAILAGCRFYAGYPITPSSEIAEKMSELLPKVGGVFIQMEDEIAAMGAVVGASFAGAKAMTATSGPGFSLKQENLGYAFMSEAPCVVVNVQRGGPSTGLPTQIGQQEIMQSLWGTHGDKLIPVFYPGNVQEIMEETIRAFNWAERLRTPVVLLLDEVLGHMRETVDVEQFTPDKIEVWNRKQPDVPPEEYLPYKPGEDDVPAIADYGTPGYRGHATGLHHDYTGFPTTNPEMCQELIDRLIRKVKRVQPELEKNEEYMLDDAEIAIVAFGTTARAARTAVQLAREKGIKAGLFRVITIWPSPEETLNKLAKHVKAILVPELNMGQYVLEVERCAKGECPIYRLNRANGKIIYPSEILEKVEEIAKGGK; via the coding sequence ATGGCAAAACTGGAGCTCAAGTACGGAAACCACGCCTGTGCTGAAGCTGCAATCCTTGCAGGATGTAGGTTTTACGCAGGTTACCCGATTACACCATCTTCAGAGATTGCCGAGAAGATGTCAGAGCTCCTTCCAAAGGTTGGAGGAGTATTCATCCAGATGGAAGACGAAATTGCCGCAATGGGAGCTGTAGTTGGAGCTTCCTTTGCCGGCGCAAAGGCAATGACAGCAACCTCTGGTCCCGGATTCTCCCTAAAGCAGGAGAACCTCGGCTACGCCTTTATGTCTGAAGCTCCGTGCGTTGTCGTTAACGTTCAGAGGGGCGGTCCTTCAACAGGTCTTCCTACCCAGATTGGTCAGCAGGAGATAATGCAGTCCCTCTGGGGAACTCACGGAGACAAGCTCATTCCGGTCTTCTACCCCGGAAACGTTCAGGAGATAATGGAAGAGACAATAAGGGCTTTCAACTGGGCTGAAAGGCTCAGAACTCCCGTTGTCCTCCTCCTTGACGAGGTTCTCGGACACATGAGGGAAACCGTTGACGTTGAGCAGTTCACCCCCGACAAGATTGAAGTCTGGAACAGGAAACAGCCCGACGTTCCACCAGAGGAGTACCTCCCCTACAAGCCCGGTGAGGACGACGTTCCAGCAATAGCCGACTACGGAACACCCGGATACAGGGGACACGCTACTGGCCTTCACCACGACTACACAGGATTCCCAACGACAAACCCTGAAATGTGCCAAGAGCTCATAGACAGGCTTATCAGAAAGGTTAAAAGAGTTCAGCCTGAGCTTGAGAAAAACGAAGAGTATATGCTTGACGACGCAGAAATCGCAATCGTTGCCTTTGGAACAACGGCAAGGGCTGCAAGAACGGCCGTTCAGCTTGCAAGGGAAAAAGGAATAAAGGCAGGACTCTTCAGGGTCATAACCATATGGCCATCTCCAGAGGAAACTCTAAACAAGCTTGCCAAGCACGTTAAGGCCATCCTCGTTCCTGAGCTCAACATGGGACAGTACGTCCTTGAAGTTGAAAGGTGTGCTAAGGGCGAGTGTCCAATTTACAGGCTCAACAGGGCAAACGGAAAGATAATCTACCCCAGCGAGATTCTTGAAAAAGTAGAGGAAATTGCTAAGGGAGGTAAATAA
- a CDS encoding HD domain-containing phosphohydrolase, translating into MIDSIRERDEKAETISQFIQLLTVGKGFNGEFIELMKKTLEITGTDGAIIGVLNDNNRDKVEIRVITQTEHRTLERKIVDLQGIEPYILEMGKEVETAKEDILSREERGLGIKYFIGLPMTVFSRTIGYCIFFRKSTQPLNEENKKFIRNIAKAIGISVETRNLIEELRRKLEKEERLTDTIIKSLVRGIEIRDSYTRGHSERVAYYSKRIAQEMGLPEEEVRNIYLAGLLHDIGKIGIPDSILLKPGKLSDKEYEIIKLHPLLSYELLKNIEPLKGALDGIRYHHERWDGRGYPKGLKGREIPLAARIIAVADSYDAMTSERIYRKGRSKKEAISEIMEMAGKLYDPDVVSAAIPILLNEEPKELREDYLNVETVKEIEERRLDYFLRDSLTGVFNRNAFEYVYTLVKEQLREFKAYSLDIAKLREINIKNGWSEGDKLLKGVVSLLEKEVQPNYIVRYSGDNFIFFVPTSKPDSEIVEKIKEIEKTLGVSLILVKLKNTNNVEKLKVELTELEFNPPIN; encoded by the coding sequence ATGATAGACAGTATTCGTGAGAGGGACGAAAAAGCAGAAACAATATCCCAGTTCATTCAGTTACTTACTGTTGGTAAAGGTTTTAACGGCGAGTTCATCGAACTCATGAAAAAAACACTGGAAATTACAGGTACAGACGGGGCAATCATAGGTGTTCTAAACGATAACAATAGGGACAAAGTAGAAATAAGGGTAATTACCCAAACTGAACATCGCACACTGGAAAGGAAGATTGTTGACCTCCAAGGAATAGAACCTTACATCCTTGAAATGGGAAAAGAAGTAGAAACAGCAAAAGAGGACATTCTATCAAGGGAAGAAAGAGGGCTTGGTATTAAATATTTCATAGGACTCCCCATGACGGTATTCTCAAGGACAATAGGTTACTGTATCTTCTTCAGGAAAAGCACCCAACCTCTTAACGAGGAAAACAAGAAGTTTATAAGGAACATAGCTAAAGCTATAGGAATTTCCGTTGAAACCAGAAATCTAATAGAGGAGCTCCGCAGAAAGTTAGAAAAGGAAGAAAGATTAACGGACACAATAATAAAAAGCCTTGTAAGGGGCATAGAGATAAGGGATTCATACACCCGCGGTCACTCCGAAAGGGTTGCGTACTACTCTAAGAGAATTGCTCAAGAAATGGGACTCCCTGAGGAAGAGGTCAGAAACATATACTTGGCAGGCCTCCTTCACGATATTGGAAAAATAGGTATCCCCGACAGCATACTCCTAAAACCGGGAAAGCTTTCAGACAAAGAGTACGAAATAATCAAACTACATCCATTACTTAGCTATGAGCTCCTGAAAAACATTGAGCCACTAAAGGGAGCCCTTGACGGGATAAGGTACCACCACGAAAGGTGGGACGGTAGAGGTTACCCGAAAGGCCTTAAAGGTAGAGAGATTCCACTTGCAGCAAGAATAATAGCCGTTGCAGACTCTTACGATGCAATGACAAGCGAGAGAATCTACAGGAAAGGAAGGAGTAAGAAAGAGGCTATTAGCGAGATTATGGAAATGGCCGGGAAACTCTACGACCCCGATGTTGTCTCTGCAGCTATTCCCATTCTGCTAAACGAAGAACCGAAGGAGCTCCGCGAGGACTACCTAAACGTAGAAACTGTAAAAGAAATCGAAGAGAGAAGACTTGACTACTTCCTGAGGGATTCCCTTACCGGCGTGTTCAACAGGAATGCTTTTGAGTACGTTTACACTCTCGTTAAAGAACAGCTAAGAGAGTTCAAGGCCTACTCTCTGGACATTGCAAAACTAAGGGAAATAAACATCAAAAACGGTTGGAGCGAGGGGGACAAGTTACTCAAAGGAGTAGTCTCACTACTTGAAAAGGAAGTTCAACCAAACTACATAGTCAGGTACTCTGGCGACAACTTCATCTTCTTCGTTCCAACCTCAAAGCCAGACAGTGAAATCGTAGAAAAAATAAAGGAGATTGAAAAAACCTTAGGTGTTTCCCTTATCCTCGTCAAGCTCAAAAACACAAATAACGTTGAAAAACTAAAAGTTGAGCTTACAGAGCTGGAGTTCAACCCTCCCATCAACTAA